The proteins below come from a single Polynucleobacter sp. MWH-UH23A genomic window:
- a CDS encoding aminoglycoside phosphotransferase family protein has protein sequence MTYHSPTINELIMGLLKRADLDINVDLIEVIRKGGNNQIYRVIQGSQSFIVKKYFQHPDDLRNRLEAEFSFLEFAYEKTPRLVPKPFVKNKEDAIALYEFIEGVKIADSAELSLENLKQASKFVSELNKGDKAYSGNILNASEACFSIEEHLNTIEGRINELAACPESDSSFRRILEDIILKWSYIKRQVYKNCELHNINTEKILKLDERIISPSDFGFHNAIIRDGDVKFIDFEYAGWDDPAKLVGDFFGQVEIPIDIRYLDNFIEESFGKINFSEINMIRSKLLVDAYKIKWCCIVLNIFLQKNLLRRLFANPRLNISLLKDVQINKASKILESFS, from the coding sequence ATGACTTATCATAGTCCAACAATCAATGAATTGATTATGGGTCTTTTGAAAAGGGCTGACCTCGATATCAATGTTGATTTAATAGAGGTTATTCGTAAGGGTGGTAATAATCAAATTTATCGTGTGATACAGGGATCACAAAGTTTTATTGTAAAAAAATATTTTCAACATCCTGATGATTTGCGCAATAGATTAGAGGCTGAATTTTCTTTTTTAGAGTTTGCTTACGAGAAAACACCAAGGCTTGTTCCTAAACCCTTTGTTAAGAATAAAGAGGATGCTATTGCATTGTATGAATTTATTGAAGGGGTAAAAATTGCAGATAGTGCAGAATTAAGTCTTGAGAATCTCAAGCAGGCCTCTAAATTTGTATCAGAATTAAATAAAGGAGATAAAGCATATTCAGGGAATATATTAAATGCATCAGAGGCCTGCTTTTCGATTGAAGAACATTTGAATACAATTGAGGGCCGTATAAATGAATTGGCTGCTTGCCCTGAGAGCGACTCAAGTTTTAGGCGCATTCTTGAGGACATTATCTTGAAATGGAGTTATATAAAGCGCCAAGTGTATAAAAATTGTGAGTTACATAATATTAATACTGAAAAAATACTAAAGCTTGATGAAAGAATTATTTCACCATCAGATTTTGGATTTCATAATGCAATTATTAGAGATGGCGATGTGAAGTTTATAGATTTTGAGTATGCTGGCTGGGATGATCCTGCAAAGTTGGTGGGCGATTTTTTTGGCCAAGTTGAAATCCCAATCGACATTAGATATCTTGATAATTTCATAGAGGAATCATTCGGCAAGATAAATTTTTCAGAGATAAATATGATTAGATCTAAATTATTGGTGGATGCATATAAAATAAAATGGTGCTGTATTGTTTTGAATATTTTTCTTCAGAAAAATCTTTTAAGAAGACTATTTGCAAACCCTAGATTGAATATTTCCCTACTAAAAGATGTCCAAATAAATAAGGCATCCAAAATTTTAGAAAGTTTTTCTTAA
- a CDS encoding sporadic carbohydrate cluster 2OG-Fe(II) oxygenase, giving the protein MKSITLGCNKYEVEALESLGYITSVVNEIISKEFPRYSGDISNLHKYVDHEQINSIRLKIFKKINSDSSIYEKLWDIGGAYISEILGPDVLVQTKVNVSIQAPNDESSTLGIHSDCWSGDTPHQINLWIPLTRSYESNAMFLFNFNRTKLIISDLYKNLNNAKYDLSGYIKKEDFLQLEYGEFLIFNPGLLHGNVVNKTESTRMSINVRYKSLFSPDSKPEHISRSAGIFFKLYRTSEWTKLAKSLDEVNEGG; this is encoded by the coding sequence ATGAAATCAATTACTCTTGGATGCAATAAATATGAAGTTGAAGCGTTGGAATCTTTAGGGTATATAACTTCAGTAGTTAATGAAATAATTTCAAAAGAATTTCCTCGCTATTCAGGAGATATTTCAAATCTTCACAAGTATGTAGACCATGAGCAGATAAATTCAATTAGGCTAAAAATTTTTAAAAAAATTAATTCTGATAGTTCAATTTATGAAAAGCTTTGGGATATTGGTGGCGCCTATATTTCGGAAATTCTGGGCCCAGATGTGCTTGTTCAAACTAAGGTGAATGTATCTATTCAAGCTCCGAATGATGAGTCTTCAACGCTAGGAATTCATTCTGATTGCTGGTCAGGAGACACTCCTCACCAGATAAATCTCTGGATACCCCTAACAAGATCTTACGAATCAAACGCCATGTTTTTATTCAATTTTAATCGTACAAAATTAATAATTTCAGATTTATATAAAAATCTTAACAATGCTAAATATGATTTATCTGGCTACATAAAAAAAGAAGATTTTTTGCAATTGGAATACGGGGAATTTTTAATATTTAATCCAGGATTACTGCATGGTAATGTTGTAAACAAAACAGAGTCTACGAGAATGTCTATTAATGTGAGATATAAATCTTTATTTTCTCCGGATTCGAAGCCAGAACATATTTCAAGATCTGCGGGAATATTCTTTAAGCTCTATAGAACGTCAGAGTGGACAAAACTAGCAAAATCTTTGGATGAGGTGAATGAAGGTGGATGA
- a CDS encoding LIC12192 family sporadic carbohydrate cluster protein: MKVDDYLITYSLPRPFFGLNIPIPMQSAFMRDYAKKNHLIFQLPAVEICFKDSHYVLLSLLQKSRGSSLINLCMSSVLMMPILNSDLFEKIIQESGNVIWHFPLESMILEKSELLNWVSDFKCMQSLRNQ; this comes from the coding sequence ATGAAGGTGGATGACTATTTGATAACTTATTCATTGCCACGACCTTTTTTTGGTTTGAATATTCCAATCCCTATGCAGTCTGCATTTATGAGGGATTATGCTAAAAAAAATCATCTTATATTTCAATTGCCGGCAGTAGAGATTTGCTTTAAAGATTCGCATTATGTTTTATTGAGCTTATTACAAAAATCAAGAGGTAGTTCGCTGATTAATCTATGTATGAGTTCGGTGTTAATGATGCCAATTCTTAATAGTGATTTATTTGAAAAAATAATTCAGGAAAGTGGCAACGTAATATGGCACTTTCCCTTAGAAAGCATGATTTTAGAAAAGTCAGAATTGCTTAACTGGGTCAGTGATTTCAAATGCATGCAATCCCTGAGAAATCAATGA
- a CDS encoding class I SAM-dependent methyltransferase, with the protein MSYVDFMSPLHKSTKRDYLARVNDLEFPKFKAAELAKKWSYDYWDGDRRINYGGYHYIEGRWEKVARLMTDYYGLKAGDKVLDVGCGKGFLLYDLTKVVPGIEVHGIDISDYAINNSKDEVRGSLTVGNATDLPYKDREFDFVFSINTLHNLYNFELEKALKEINRVAKKNRYICVESYRNEIEKANLLYWQVTCESFFTPEEWRWFFEKFNYDGDFSYIFFE; encoded by the coding sequence ATGAGTTATGTTGATTTTATGTCTCCCTTGCACAAAAGCACAAAAAGAGATTATTTGGCTAGAGTGAATGACTTGGAATTTCCGAAGTTTAAAGCTGCTGAGTTGGCAAAAAAATGGTCATATGATTACTGGGATGGTGACAGAAGAATTAACTATGGAGGCTATCACTACATTGAAGGCAGGTGGGAGAAGGTGGCAAGGCTTATGACTGATTATTATGGGCTAAAGGCAGGCGATAAAGTTTTAGATGTTGGTTGTGGTAAAGGGTTTTTACTATATGATTTAACTAAGGTTGTACCAGGAATTGAGGTTCATGGTATTGACATCTCCGATTACGCAATTAATAACTCAAAAGATGAGGTGAGAGGCTCGCTGACTGTTGGAAATGCAACGGATTTGCCATACAAAGATCGTGAATTTGATTTCGTTTTTTCAATTAACACTTTGCACAATTTATACAATTTCGAGCTAGAAAAAGCTCTAAAGGAAATAAATCGGGTTGCAAAAAAAAATAGATATATTTGTGTAGAGTCCTACAGAAATGAAATCGAAAAAGCTAATTTATTGTATTGGCAAGTTACATGCGAAAGTTTTTTTACGCCAGAAGAGTGGCGCTGGTTTTTTGAGAAGTTTAATTATGACGGGGACTTCTCATATATATTTTTTGAGTAA